In Carassius carassius chromosome 27, fCarCar2.1, whole genome shotgun sequence, the sequence agcgctatataaataaaggtgacttgacttgacttgacttgtatgtatgtgtgtgtgtgtgtgtgtgtgtgttaagtgaagtattttacatttgattatgcaATATCTGTACCTCAAAACGGTGCTATTTATgataattttttcttattttattgctgACTGTTCACTTGTCTTCATTAATGTTTGAACTTAATAGTTAGTATTTATTGTGGTATTGAAATTGGAATTGTGAAATGAGATTGCTGCctatttacaaagaaaacaatagcaattttatttttatttatgtatttatttttggcaggGCAAGTACAGTTTTGAACCCTAGCATTGAGCTCTGCATTTGAATATATAAGCCTGTCTACTTCAAAGATTTTTAAAGGCCTTTGATTATGTtaagaaaaattaattataaatctaCACAACGTTCTTTGTCTTAattactcttttattttattgtcgATCAGTGGTCTTTATAAATCACTTTTACTGTAGATCAGTGGTCTTAATACTAGCCTACTATAAGCAGCCAACAGGTCAGATGTAATTTgtgtaaatgaatataaaaaaaaaacaagtgttatgTTGCAGCACATGAAATAGTTACCGCAGAAATTGTGTACCCTAAGcattaatatttctattagaATAATAAGAAGCACATAAATTAAGAcctttagatatttaaaataaagcctgataaaatcatttgcattttctttgtttattattttaatagttttttcttggttttgataGTAATACATtctaatcagtaattttacatgcagattaatgtatgtatagacatgtagtgtgtgtgtgtgtgtgcgcgcatgtttatgtattttgaaggagtctcttctgctcaccatggctacatttatttgatcaataatatgGAGAACACTAATATCGTgaaaaattataacaaattagAATTGGtgtttttgaatatattgtaaaatgtaatttgttcctgtaatcaaagctgaatcttcagtgtcttcagtgtcacaagatcctttagaaatcattctaatgtgccgATTTTCTACTCATGAaaaatttctcattattatcaactttgaaaacagttgctgattttttttgtggaaacgtgatacgttttatttttcaggattttttgatgaatagaaagttcaaaagaacagcaaaaatcttttgtaacattataaatgtattttctgtctctgctgatcaatttaatgcatccttgctgaaaacaAAGATTTTACTACTGACTCCAAACTAATCGCGTATTCCTGAATGATGTTGACATATTTTTCTCATTATGTTCAGCAAGATACTGAATAGGAAAACTATGGTTGGACTTTATGCATCGGTAACTAATTTAATCATAAAAAGTGGTGCCAGACCTAAACAAAAATTTGCTAAAACGGTTCCTGAAATAGCTTCAGTTGCCTAATGTCAAATTGGTCACTACAATTTACCAAAAATCccactacactcttaaaaataaaagtgcttaaCGATGCAATAGAAGAACCTGTTTGTCTAAATCATTCCATAAAGAAACAttatctgaagaacctttctgtttcacaaaagtttctttgtggcaaaagaaggttcttcagattctaaaaaggtaagaaagatattgttatttaaagaacctttgactgaatggttctttgtggaaccaaaaatggttcttctatggcatcgctgttaagaaccttttaagcaccttcaTTTTAAGAGcgtattgtaaaaaaataaaaataaaaaaacaggtaAACCTTAAACATTCATACttctcatatatttaaaaaataaatatatgtttttctgtatttaaCTCTGCTTTTCACAAAATACGAATACTATAAAATATTCTATATTATTGAATATTAGTCTTttatatggaagcccgtttctgccactgaataaaaaataaaaaagttaattgtgacttttaatctcagaattctgactttataacatgcaattgcgagtttttttttttttccagtggcggaaactggcttccatagttttatatagtatttacatttttagacattttgtttgtttttgttcccaAATAAATTGCATAAACTGatgaaaatgtataaatgcatttCTTCTGGCAAATGCATATTGTAAATCTAAATATCTTgtatcataaaatacattttaaaaagagtcTGTGCACCCATTTTAACCATGAAATTTACAGGTCGAATTTACCCACTTACATCACACAATGACACAACTTAGCAGGCAGGGTCATGACCCTGAATGAGAAATACTCAAGGAAAAGATCATGTGTTAACCAGTATTCCCAAAAATGCATTCGGCTCAAACTGACCCGGAACATAATATACATTTGAAGAAAGTAAATGGGTCACTTTGATTTCATGTCGTCTGTTTTGTGTCTCCATCCCAGAGCACCCGGAGCGCTGTGCGCTGTATTTCATGTGTGGCATCTGTGCCAGTCTGTTCCTCATGCTCTTCACGCTGGTGGTTCAGATTTCCTGTCGTACAGACTGTAAACCTCGTCACGTCGTCGCTAAGAAGCGCCAGAGACCCGCAGACACCGACAGCGACACCAGCGACTCTGATTCAGACTGGGACTCGAGCTCAGACCTCTCGGCCCGACGGCACCGGCGCTTCGAGCGCATGCTCAACACAAACGTCTTCACGTCAGCGGAGGAGCTGGAGCGAGCGCAGCGACTGGAGGAGAGAGAGCGCATCATACGGGAAATCTGGATGAACGGACAGCCGGACGTCCCAGGAACCCGCAGcctgaatcactactactagagca encodes:
- the LOC132106431 gene encoding protein eva-1 homolog A isoform X2 codes for the protein MALINSMLVAYTYITEHPERCALYFMCGICASLFLMLFTLVVQISCRTDCKPRHVVAKKRQRPADTDSDTSDSDSDWDSSSDLSARRHRRFERMLNTNVFTSAEELERAQRLEERERIIREIWMNGQPDVPGTRSLNHYY